In the genome of Effusibacillus lacus, one region contains:
- a CDS encoding Uma2 family endonuclease, with protein MKKEKPEETVKEERLTYEDYAALPDVEGVRYELVDGVLELLTPSPTSKHQMISARMQFLLTQTCDEDYLILDAPMDVILSPYEVRQPDLIMVHRSRISIVSKRGIEGPPDLVVEILSPYSVKRDKVGKLKTYEKYGIPEFWIVEASGTYLEQYVLKDTKYELVEVFTGEEPVRSERLPCVSFTMNDILSRIPDLPD; from the coding sequence ATGAAGAAAGAAAAACCTGAAGAAACCGTTAAGGAAGAACGTCTTACCTACGAGGACTACGCCGCTCTTCCGGATGTGGAAGGGGTTCGCTACGAACTTGTGGATGGAGTCCTGGAACTCCTGACCCCCAGCCCGACTTCAAAACATCAGATGATCAGTGCCCGTATGCAGTTTCTCCTGACCCAAACTTGCGATGAAGATTATCTTATTCTCGATGCACCGATGGACGTAATCTTGTCCCCTTATGAAGTTCGGCAGCCGGATCTTATCATGGTTCATCGAAGCCGCATCTCCATCGTTTCCAAAAGGGGCATTGAGGGTCCGCCGGATCTGGTGGTGGAAATCCTGTCTCCCTACTCAGTCAAGAGGGATAAGGTGGGCAAGCTGAAAACCTACGAAAAATATGGGATCCCCGAGTTCTGGATCGTGGAAGCATCCGGTACTTATCTGGAGCAATATGTCTTGAAGGATACCAAGTACGAACTGGTGGAAGTATTCACCGGGGAGGAACCGGTTCGATCCGAACGCTTGCCCTGCGTATCTTTCACCATGAATGACATCCTCAGCCGGATTCCCGATCTGCCCGATTAA